Proteins encoded by one window of Candidatus Sumerlaea chitinivorans:
- a CDS encoding Xanthine dehydrogenase iron-sulfur subunit, translating into MELRTEINGTPVTLDIAPGAILADVLREMGLTGTKTGCREGHCGSCMVLLDGEPVNSCLLLAARVEGRRVTTIEGLGSPLEPHPIQQAFVEAGAVQCGFCTPGMVLATKALLDEDPDPTEERVREALSGNLCRCTGYVKIFDAVRLAAEKLSEQGTSARE; encoded by the coding sequence ATGGAACTCCGAACAGAAATCAACGGCACTCCCGTAACACTGGACATTGCGCCGGGCGCAATCCTTGCCGACGTCCTGCGCGAGATGGGGCTAACTGGCACAAAAACCGGATGCCGCGAAGGCCACTGCGGCTCGTGCATGGTGTTGCTCGACGGAGAGCCCGTCAACTCATGTCTCTTGTTGGCAGCGCGGGTCGAGGGGCGACGCGTAACAACCATCGAGGGACTTGGCTCTCCACTTGAGCCCCATCCAATCCAGCAAGCTTTTGTCGAAGCGGGAGCTGTGCAGTGCGGCTTCTGCACCCCGGGAATGGTATTGGCGACCAAAGCCCTGCTCGACGAAGACCCCGACCCCACTGAGGAACGCGTGCGCGAAGCCCTCAGTGGGAATCTGTGCCGCTGCACAGGCTACGTGAAAATCTTCGACGCGGTTCGCTTGGCCGCAGAAAAACTCTCGGAGCAAGGCACGTCTGCACGCGAATAA
- a CDS encoding Xanthine dehydrogenase, molybdenum binding subunit: MATKAPTTPTTDDRQKSTKAPSRTQVVGHSVPKVDGLALATGRAQFTADEIPKGTLIGMLLLSPHAHARIRSIDTSAAEALPGVHCILHHGNVPRIAHTTAGQGYPEPSPYDTFMFDNKVRFVGDRVAAVAAETREIALKALSLIKVEYEILPAVLDPEQALAPDAPIIHDEPDISSFLPFDPKRNLAAWAEATVGDVEKGLAEADVVVGGEFETHYYAHAPIEPHVTLTYLDPNGRIVIRTSTQVPFHCRRIVAQTLGIPVRQIRVIKPRLGGGFGGKQEILLEDVCAMMTLRTGRPVFMELNRAQEFTSSRTRHPMRMWVKMGVKKNGDITAIDFRGILNTGAYGSHALTVLTNVGSKCLGLLHCPNIRFDGKSVYTNLPVAGAYRGYGATQGMMALGQLIDEAACAIGMDPVDFCLRNHIRAGETSPIFKALGEGREGVDMTIASCGLAECIRRGAKAFGWKERRGKGRNLPGPIKRGAGMVILMQGSSIPEIDMAAAIVKLNDDGSVNLYSGATDLGTGADTVLSQIVAETLHIPVSDVILTVADTDNSPFDTGAYASSTTYLSGEAARRAAQNLLEEMRRVAAEALSAEPDELSLGEKCFYVKGSARKKISFEAIARRALYAKNQQQLVGHASAISHVSPPPFAAHFCEVEVDTETGQVRVTRYVAAVDCGVAINPKLAEGQTEGAILNSIGAALTEEYMFNSEGRMLNPTFNYYKLLTASDAPKIETILVETHEPTGPYGAKSVSEINTNGPLPAIANAIYDAVGVRLRKSPYTPERVLEALEEAKRAKD; this comes from the coding sequence ATGGCAACCAAGGCTCCTACAACACCCACAACGGATGACCGACAAAAAAGCACGAAAGCACCCTCGCGAACTCAAGTGGTGGGTCATTCTGTGCCAAAGGTCGACGGACTTGCGTTGGCCACTGGCCGAGCCCAATTCACCGCGGATGAAATCCCAAAGGGCACCCTCATCGGCATGCTCCTCCTATCGCCCCATGCGCATGCCCGAATTCGTTCCATTGACACCTCAGCGGCCGAGGCCTTGCCTGGCGTCCATTGCATTCTGCACCACGGGAATGTCCCGCGCATTGCGCATACGACAGCCGGCCAAGGCTATCCCGAGCCCTCACCCTACGACACCTTCATGTTCGACAACAAAGTTCGCTTTGTCGGGGACCGAGTGGCGGCTGTGGCAGCCGAGACCCGCGAAATTGCGCTCAAAGCGCTGAGTCTAATTAAGGTCGAATACGAAATTCTCCCCGCGGTGCTGGACCCGGAGCAGGCGCTTGCGCCGGATGCGCCGATCATTCATGATGAGCCGGACATTTCGAGCTTCCTGCCTTTTGATCCGAAGCGCAACCTTGCTGCATGGGCAGAAGCGACGGTGGGCGACGTCGAAAAAGGATTGGCGGAAGCGGACGTCGTGGTGGGCGGAGAATTTGAAACCCACTATTATGCTCACGCGCCGATCGAACCTCACGTTACGTTGACGTACCTTGATCCGAACGGCCGAATCGTCATCCGCACGTCCACCCAAGTGCCGTTCCACTGCCGGCGAATTGTCGCGCAAACCCTCGGCATTCCGGTCCGCCAAATTCGTGTGATCAAGCCGCGTCTTGGCGGAGGGTTTGGTGGCAAGCAAGAGATCCTGCTCGAGGACGTCTGCGCGATGATGACGTTGCGCACCGGCCGCCCCGTTTTCATGGAGCTGAACCGCGCGCAAGAATTTACCAGCTCCCGAACCCGCCATCCAATGCGCATGTGGGTGAAGATGGGAGTGAAGAAAAACGGCGACATTACCGCCATTGATTTCCGCGGCATCCTAAACACGGGAGCGTACGGTTCGCACGCGCTAACGGTGCTGACGAATGTCGGCAGCAAATGCCTTGGGCTACTGCATTGCCCGAACATTCGGTTCGACGGGAAATCCGTCTACACGAATCTCCCGGTTGCCGGAGCCTACCGTGGCTATGGTGCGACTCAGGGCATGATGGCGCTCGGGCAGCTCATTGACGAAGCCGCGTGCGCAATTGGAATGGATCCCGTGGATTTCTGCCTGCGGAACCACATCCGTGCCGGCGAGACCTCCCCGATTTTCAAGGCTCTCGGCGAGGGGCGAGAAGGTGTGGATATGACGATTGCCTCATGTGGTCTTGCCGAATGCATTCGTCGCGGAGCGAAGGCGTTTGGCTGGAAAGAACGCCGAGGAAAAGGCCGCAATCTCCCCGGCCCCATCAAGCGTGGCGCTGGCATGGTAATTCTCATGCAAGGCTCTTCGATTCCTGAAATTGATATGGCCGCGGCGATCGTGAAGCTCAATGATGACGGCTCCGTGAATCTTTATAGCGGCGCGACAGATCTGGGGACTGGGGCAGATACCGTCCTTTCCCAAATCGTTGCCGAGACGCTCCATATCCCGGTGAGCGATGTCATCTTGACAGTGGCGGACACAGACAACTCTCCCTTCGACACGGGAGCCTATGCCTCCAGCACTACCTACCTGAGTGGTGAGGCTGCACGGCGAGCCGCCCAAAACCTGCTCGAGGAAATGCGTCGAGTGGCTGCCGAGGCGCTCAGTGCTGAGCCCGACGAACTCTCGCTTGGCGAAAAGTGCTTCTACGTCAAGGGAAGTGCCCGGAAGAAGATTTCCTTTGAGGCGATCGCACGCCGTGCACTGTACGCCAAGAATCAGCAGCAGCTTGTGGGACATGCCTCCGCGATCTCTCACGTGTCGCCTCCGCCTTTCGCGGCCCACTTCTGCGAAGTCGAAGTGGACACCGAGACTGGGCAAGTTCGCGTGACGCGTTACGTGGCCGCGGTGGACTGCGGTGTCGCGATCAACCCCAAACTTGCAGAGGGCCAGACCGAAGGCGCCATTCTCAATTCCATCGGTGCTGCGCTCACGGAAGAGTACATGTTCAACTCCGAGGGCCGGATGCTCAATCCGACCTTCAACTACTACAAGCTGCTCACGGCTTCCGACGCTCCCAAGATTGAAACCATCCTTGTCGAAACGCACGAGCCCACGGGGCCCTACGGCGCCAAGAGCGTAAGCGAAATCAATACGAATGGACCTCTTCCCGCGATTGCGAACGCGATCTACGACGCGGTGGGCGTGCGCTTGCGGAAGTCACCGTACACCCCAGAGCGCGTCCTTGAGGCACTTGAGGAGGCAAAACGCGCTAAAGACTAA
- a CDS encoding 3-dehydroquinate synthase, protein MPKKERRKASNRHSHLNKRLLLPQVRVMATHEPTQADSSRSRVRVELGERSYDIRFYHDEPDALACDLAPYCPERALIVSNPTIWNLHGEALASALTRAGVEFIVELIGDGEEFKTLATASTLYDRLIRECFTRRACVIAFGGGVVGDLAGFVAATFMRGVTFIQVPTTLIAMVDSAVGGKTGVDHPLGKNLIGAFYQPRLVAVDLAYLRTLDDHNFRGGLAEVIKYGMIADAEFFAWLEGAIGAALAHDPAVLERIVKRSCEIKSQVVGADERESGLRAILNYGHTFGHAIESLGQYRGLGDQPVAQFHGQAVAIGMNAAADLAVRMGLLTDQERERQRALIEAAGLPTRLPEPLRADDLIARMYGDKKVAGGKLRFVLPHAIGHVELHSDVPETQLRQALGAIGAV, encoded by the coding sequence GTGCCCAAGAAGGAACGTCGCAAAGCGTCGAACCGTCACTCGCACTTGAATAAGCGACTTTTGCTACCACAAGTAAGAGTCATGGCCACCCACGAACCAACACAAGCAGACAGTTCACGCTCCCGAGTGCGTGTTGAGCTCGGTGAGCGCAGTTACGACATTCGCTTCTACCACGACGAGCCCGATGCATTAGCCTGCGACCTTGCCCCGTATTGCCCAGAGCGCGCTCTGATCGTCTCGAACCCAACGATATGGAATCTGCATGGTGAGGCATTAGCGAGTGCGCTGACGCGCGCCGGCGTGGAATTCATCGTGGAGCTCATTGGCGATGGTGAGGAATTCAAGACACTCGCCACAGCATCCACGCTTTACGATCGCCTCATCCGCGAATGTTTTACCCGCCGCGCGTGCGTCATTGCATTTGGTGGGGGAGTCGTCGGAGATCTCGCTGGATTTGTCGCCGCGACATTCATGCGTGGAGTGACATTCATTCAGGTGCCCACGACTCTCATCGCCATGGTGGATAGCGCTGTCGGCGGTAAGACGGGCGTGGATCATCCGTTAGGCAAGAATCTCATCGGTGCGTTTTATCAGCCGCGGCTGGTTGCGGTGGATCTCGCCTATCTGCGCACGTTGGATGACCACAATTTCCGCGGTGGGCTTGCCGAAGTCATCAAGTACGGGATGATCGCAGACGCCGAGTTTTTCGCATGGCTCGAGGGGGCCATCGGTGCCGCTCTTGCGCATGATCCGGCTGTGCTTGAACGCATCGTAAAGCGCTCTTGCGAAATCAAATCCCAAGTCGTTGGCGCGGATGAGCGCGAGAGTGGTCTGCGGGCCATTCTCAACTACGGTCACACCTTTGGCCACGCCATTGAAAGTCTGGGCCAATACCGCGGCCTTGGCGACCAACCGGTTGCTCAGTTTCATGGTCAGGCTGTAGCCATTGGAATGAATGCTGCAGCGGACCTCGCCGTGCGCATGGGCCTGCTGACAGATCAAGAGCGAGAACGCCAGCGAGCCCTAATTGAGGCCGCGGGACTCCCCACCCGGCTGCCTGAACCGCTACGTGCCGACGACCTCATTGCTCGCATGTACGGCGATAAGAAGGTCGCGGGCGGCAAACTGCGATTCGTCCTTCCGCATGCGATCGGACATGTGGAGCTCCATAGCGACGTCCCGGAAACGCAACTGCGCCAAGCTCTGGGGGCGATTGGTGCCGTGTGA
- a CDS encoding 8-amino-7-oxononanoate synthase, translated as MNGKKGEQSSHAVNEWWVDATQQLEAISAHNLKRSLWPSGLAVGNRIQRGGRVLWNFSSNNYLDLATHPTVVTRAREALERYGAGAGGSRLITGSLDLHETLEARLATFKGTEAALVFSSGYLANLGVIGALSWRADGSRVPIFFDRLAHASVVDAVMLSRAPWRTFPHNDVEALERHLKRVVGNSVARQKPSAVVVTEGVFSMDGDVAPLTELQEICERWGALLVVDDAHGTGVVGPNGAGVVQWLGLSGAPNLVQVGTLSKAFGTQGGFVAGPSKLREFLVNRARAFIFDTALAPPCVGAALGALEVLEQEPERVATLRELSALLRRLLRMQGFAIPESPAAIVPLVVGEAARTLELAATLEAQNYLVVGIRPPTVPLGTSRLRITLMCSHPREAVEGLAQAIATNLAPQLSRLGDE; from the coding sequence ATGAACGGAAAAAAGGGCGAGCAGAGTTCGCATGCAGTCAACGAATGGTGGGTGGATGCCACACAGCAGCTTGAGGCGATATCGGCGCACAACCTAAAACGCAGCTTGTGGCCGTCGGGGCTGGCCGTGGGCAATCGCATTCAGCGGGGGGGGCGCGTGCTTTGGAATTTTTCCTCAAACAATTATTTAGACCTCGCCACCCACCCTACGGTAGTGACTCGGGCTCGCGAAGCGTTGGAACGCTATGGCGCCGGGGCAGGCGGCTCGCGTCTGATCACCGGCTCGCTGGATCTTCACGAGACGCTCGAAGCGCGTCTTGCTACTTTCAAGGGCACGGAAGCTGCGCTCGTGTTTTCCTCCGGTTATTTAGCAAATTTGGGGGTTATTGGGGCGTTGTCGTGGCGCGCTGATGGCTCGCGAGTACCGATCTTTTTTGATCGGTTGGCGCATGCGAGCGTCGTGGACGCGGTTATGCTCAGTCGGGCACCATGGCGCACTTTCCCACACAACGATGTCGAAGCGTTGGAGCGTCATCTCAAGCGCGTTGTGGGCAACAGCGTGGCTCGTCAGAAACCCAGCGCCGTGGTGGTGACAGAAGGCGTTTTCTCCATGGACGGCGACGTGGCACCGCTCACAGAGCTTCAAGAGATCTGTGAGCGGTGGGGAGCTCTGCTTGTCGTAGACGATGCGCACGGCACGGGGGTTGTGGGCCCAAACGGAGCGGGCGTGGTTCAATGGCTTGGCCTCAGTGGGGCCCCCAACCTTGTTCAAGTGGGTACGCTGAGCAAGGCGTTTGGCACGCAGGGGGGATTCGTGGCAGGCCCGAGCAAGTTGCGGGAGTTTCTCGTGAACCGTGCACGTGCCTTTATTTTCGATACAGCTCTCGCGCCACCGTGCGTGGGAGCAGCATTGGGCGCATTGGAAGTCTTAGAGCAAGAGCCAGAACGCGTTGCGACCTTGCGCGAGCTCAGTGCGCTCCTGCGTCGGCTCCTACGGATGCAGGGTTTCGCAATTCCCGAGAGCCCCGCTGCGATCGTGCCACTGGTCGTTGGCGAAGCTGCACGAACGCTTGAGCTCGCCGCAACATTGGAAGCACAGAACTATCTTGTGGTAGGGATCCGCCCCCCAACAGTGCCTCTGGGCACGAGTCGCTTGCGAATCACCTTGATGTGCAGTCACCCACGCGAAGCCGTGGAAGGGTTAGCGCAGGCAATCGCTACCAACCTCGCGCCCCAACTTTCTCGGCTTGGGGACGAGTGA
- a CDS encoding tRNA pseudouridine synthase A — protein sequence MIGRTEKRVIRMTLEYDGTRYVGWQRQKNGVSVQEKVEEALSRHLGERIRVTAAGRTDSGVHALGQVISFSTRTRLSPHAIARGALPYLPRDIAILNAAEASPDFNARRHARLRWYRYFILNRSIAPAVGAAYLTHVPYRLDLQRMEAVAEIVAGHHDFRAFRAKTCTAVRTHLTLHKPEITLLPDGVLMLDFRCQSFLQNMVRILAGVMVNCARGKMSLDAVRAMLATGERPNEAVTLPPNGLFLYRVLYPGDPELEALLRHAPGARS from the coding sequence ATGATCGGGCGTACAGAAAAGCGAGTCATCCGCATGACGCTGGAGTACGACGGCACCCGCTACGTCGGCTGGCAGCGACAGAAAAACGGCGTTTCTGTTCAGGAAAAAGTCGAGGAAGCGCTGAGCCGCCATCTTGGCGAACGCATCCGCGTCACTGCGGCCGGGCGCACCGATTCCGGCGTCCATGCGCTTGGGCAGGTGATTAGCTTTTCGACGCGCACGCGACTGTCGCCGCACGCGATTGCTCGGGGGGCGTTACCCTACTTGCCGAGGGATATCGCAATCCTGAATGCGGCGGAAGCCTCGCCTGACTTCAATGCGCGGCGCCATGCACGGCTCCGCTGGTATCGTTATTTTATTTTGAACCGCTCGATCGCCCCAGCAGTTGGCGCCGCGTATCTCACGCATGTTCCCTATCGGCTGGATTTGCAGCGCATGGAGGCGGTTGCGGAAATTGTCGCAGGTCACCACGACTTTCGCGCCTTTCGCGCAAAGACCTGCACCGCGGTGCGCACCCACCTCACCCTTCACAAGCCTGAAATCACCCTCCTGCCGGATGGCGTCCTCATGCTCGATTTCCGATGCCAGTCCTTTCTTCAGAACATGGTGCGGATTCTGGCGGGCGTGATGGTGAACTGCGCCCGAGGCAAGATGTCGCTCGACGCCGTTCGCGCAATGCTCGCCACAGGTGAGCGGCCCAATGAAGCGGTCACACTGCCACCCAACGGACTTTTTCTGTATCGTGTGCTTTACCCGGGCGATCCCGAGCTGGAAGCCTTGCTCCGACACGCACCCGGCGCGAGATCGTAA
- a CDS encoding Carbamate kinase yields the protein MAHLPISATQYLFSNRTPWEVAVSKQATVLSLLQFWWFASRNIVFRPEGKRSSHPKPTIIFRQGKQRMRKSAVLIALGGNAITREGEEGTIEQQFRHTEETMRELVRAIEGRYERVVLTHGNGPQVGNIVLRSELASSYVYPLPLDTCVSDSEGGMGYMFQQVLYNILHEKGMPERVVCVLTQVVVDRNDPAWQQPTKPIGRFYSEEEAKRMMEERGWRMREDAGRGWRRVVPSPEPKEIVELEAVRALLEKNFIVIAAGGGGIPVIRDERGLLHGVEAVIDKDLASALLAANLGIGVLVILTGVEKVAVDFRKPTMRLLDSMTVAEAERYLEEGQFPAGSMGPKIRAAIQFLRNGGDTVIITSPEKFTEALDGKTGTRIVP from the coding sequence GTGGCGCACCTGCCCATCTCTGCCACCCAGTACCTCTTCAGCAATAGAACCCCGTGGGAAGTTGCCGTTTCTAAACAGGCCACGGTGCTTTCTTTGTTGCAATTCTGGTGGTTTGCATCCCGAAATATTGTGTTTCGGCCAGAGGGAAAGCGTTCGAGCCATCCCAAGCCGACAATCATTTTTCGCCAAGGGAAACAACGTATGCGGAAATCGGCGGTGCTCATTGCGCTGGGAGGAAACGCGATCACCCGCGAAGGGGAAGAGGGGACGATCGAACAACAGTTCCGCCACACAGAAGAGACCATGCGCGAACTGGTTCGAGCCATCGAAGGGCGGTACGAGCGCGTCGTGCTCACTCATGGAAATGGGCCTCAGGTGGGCAATATCGTGCTACGCAGCGAGCTTGCTTCGTCGTACGTCTATCCGCTCCCGCTCGACACATGCGTTTCCGACTCCGAGGGGGGCATGGGCTATATGTTCCAGCAGGTGCTCTACAACATTCTCCATGAAAAGGGAATGCCGGAGCGCGTGGTGTGTGTGCTGACGCAGGTCGTCGTGGACCGAAATGACCCCGCATGGCAGCAGCCCACCAAGCCCATTGGCCGCTTCTACAGCGAAGAGGAAGCCAAGCGGATGATGGAGGAACGAGGCTGGCGCATGCGCGAGGACGCAGGGCGCGGCTGGCGAAGGGTGGTGCCCTCTCCCGAACCGAAGGAAATCGTCGAACTCGAAGCCGTGCGGGCTCTTCTGGAAAAGAACTTCATTGTCATCGCAGCCGGCGGCGGCGGAATCCCCGTCATTCGCGACGAACGAGGACTTCTGCACGGCGTCGAGGCGGTCATTGACAAGGACCTTGCCAGTGCGCTCTTGGCAGCAAATCTCGGCATCGGGGTGCTGGTGATCCTGACGGGCGTCGAGAAAGTGGCGGTGGATTTTCGCAAACCGACGATGCGACTGCTCGATTCCATGACCGTGGCCGAAGCCGAGCGCTATCTCGAGGAGGGTCAGTTTCCCGCGGGAAGCATGGGTCCCAAAATTCGGGCGGCCATCCAATTCCTGCGCAACGGTGGCGATACGGTCATCATCACCTCCCCAGAAAAATTTACCGAGGCGCTGGACGGAAAAACAGGCACACGCATCGTGCCATGA
- a CDS encoding GMP synthase [glutamine-hydrolyzing], whose product MTPDAQAAREQLQGHTPQATEQNSQENIFRIPTMIAILDFGSQYAQLIARKLRALQVHAVIVPHTISANELRAMNPVGLVFSGGPASVREPNAPTVEPDVLDLGCPILGICYGMQLLVHLLGGRVEPQTHSEYGRAHLTAIEPNPLFDGVKVGSVVWMSHNDAAVRLPREWQTLASTEGCRQAAVRHRRRPFWGLQFHPEVHHTQDGMRILRNFAEKICGAKRDWKMRNYIAQAEEEIRARLDAAPRGARIVAAVSGGVDSTVLAALLHRAVGDRFVPVFVDNGLLRMNEAETVRENFRRYLGIEVEFVDARKRFLRALRGVTDPEQKRRIIGREFIAVFFRKLRRHDLLAQGTLYPDVIESVSVKGPSATIKTHHNRVAEVLELMREGRVVEPLRELFKDEVRELGKQLGLPKELLWRQPFPGPGLAVRILGEVTEDRLEILRHADKIVLDEIKASGLYHRIWQSFAVLLPVKAVGVMGDMRTYANVVALRAVESVDGMTADFAKLPYPLLGRIASRIINEVEGVNRVVYDISSKPPSTIEWE is encoded by the coding sequence GTGACGCCGGACGCTCAGGCGGCACGGGAGCAACTGCAAGGTCATACACCCCAAGCAACTGAGCAAAACTCACAAGAGAACATTTTTAGGATTCCGACCATGATTGCCATTTTAGATTTTGGTTCCCAATACGCCCAGCTCATTGCCCGAAAACTGAGGGCCTTGCAGGTCCATGCTGTGATCGTACCGCACACGATCTCCGCGAATGAACTGCGTGCGATGAATCCGGTGGGGCTGGTCTTCTCCGGCGGGCCGGCTTCCGTGCGCGAGCCGAATGCCCCGACGGTCGAGCCGGACGTGTTGGATTTGGGGTGCCCGATCCTTGGAATTTGTTACGGTATGCAGCTTCTGGTGCACCTTTTGGGCGGCCGAGTGGAGCCGCAAACCCACAGTGAATACGGCCGCGCGCACCTGACGGCAATCGAACCCAATCCACTGTTCGATGGGGTAAAAGTGGGCAGTGTCGTATGGATGAGCCACAACGATGCCGCGGTGCGATTGCCGCGCGAGTGGCAAACGCTTGCGAGCACGGAAGGATGTCGGCAGGCGGCGGTGCGCCACCGGAGGCGTCCGTTCTGGGGACTGCAGTTCCATCCCGAAGTTCACCACACTCAGGACGGGATGCGAATCCTGCGCAACTTTGCTGAGAAGATCTGCGGCGCTAAGCGCGATTGGAAAATGCGCAACTACATTGCGCAAGCCGAGGAAGAGATTCGTGCGCGATTGGACGCGGCGCCCCGCGGGGCACGCATTGTAGCTGCAGTGAGCGGTGGTGTGGATTCGACCGTCCTTGCCGCTCTCTTGCATCGGGCTGTGGGTGACCGGTTCGTGCCGGTGTTTGTGGACAATGGGCTCCTACGCATGAACGAAGCGGAGACCGTCCGTGAAAATTTCCGCCGCTATTTAGGCATCGAAGTCGAATTTGTGGATGCCCGAAAGCGCTTCCTCCGAGCCCTGCGCGGCGTCACAGATCCCGAACAAAAGCGTCGCATCATTGGGCGTGAGTTCATCGCAGTGTTTTTCCGCAAACTCCGCCGCCACGATCTGCTCGCACAAGGGACGCTCTACCCGGACGTCATCGAGAGCGTGAGCGTGAAGGGGCCGAGCGCGACCATCAAAACCCACCACAACCGCGTTGCCGAGGTGCTGGAACTGATGCGGGAGGGGCGCGTCGTGGAGCCGCTTCGCGAGCTTTTTAAGGACGAGGTGCGCGAACTCGGCAAGCAGTTGGGGTTGCCCAAGGAGTTGCTTTGGCGGCAGCCCTTCCCGGGTCCCGGTCTGGCAGTCCGCATTTTGGGAGAGGTGACGGAGGACCGGTTGGAGATCCTCCGGCACGCGGACAAAATTGTGCTCGATGAGATCAAAGCAAGCGGCCTCTACCATCGGATCTGGCAAAGCTTTGCGGTCCTGCTCCCCGTGAAGGCGGTTGGAGTCATGGGCGACATGCGCACCTACGCCAATGTGGTTGCATTGCGAGCGGTGGAAAGCGTCGATGGCATGACGGCCGATTTCGCCAAACTCCCCTATCCGCTCTTGGGGCGCATCGCCTCGCGAATCATCAATGAGGTGGAGGGCGTGAACCGGGTGGTTTACGACATCAGCTCAAAACCACCGAGCACGATTGAATGGGAGTAG
- a CDS encoding Inosine-5'-monophosphate dehydrogenase — MGEWIGRGRKARRAYGFDEIAIVPGTVTINPNEVDTSWELGGRRFEIPIIAAAMDGVVDPNFAILMGKLGGLAILNLEGVWTRYEDPTDILNEIATATPERATELVQELYRPPVREDLIQRRVEQIRAAGVPPVVSSIPQKAERYGALAEEAGCEIFVVQSTVCTVRHISSEYQTLDLAKFIANTKMKVMVGNCVTYEVALEIMECRPAAVIIGIGPGAACTTRGVLGIGVPQVTATVDGAAARDKFYMTTGQYIPIITDGGMSVGGDICKAFAAGADAVIVGSAFAKAVEAPGKGYHWGMATPHANLPRGTRIHVGTTGTLEEILFGPARLDDGSQNLVGALRTCMGNVGARTIRELQRVELCIAPAIKTEGKIFQKAQRIGMGK; from the coding sequence ATGGGTGAATGGATAGGTCGTGGGCGCAAGGCGCGTCGTGCGTATGGTTTCGATGAGATTGCCATAGTTCCGGGAACTGTGACCATCAATCCCAACGAGGTGGACACCTCGTGGGAGTTAGGCGGACGCCGTTTTGAAATCCCCATTATTGCTGCTGCGATGGACGGGGTGGTGGATCCCAACTTTGCCATTTTGATGGGCAAGCTTGGCGGGTTGGCGATCCTCAATCTGGAGGGTGTGTGGACCCGCTATGAGGACCCGACAGATATTCTCAATGAGATTGCCACCGCTACCCCCGAGCGCGCCACGGAACTTGTGCAGGAGCTGTACCGTCCTCCGGTGCGCGAGGACTTGATCCAGCGCCGAGTCGAGCAAATTCGCGCTGCGGGAGTGCCTCCTGTTGTTTCTTCAATTCCCCAGAAAGCCGAACGCTATGGTGCACTGGCCGAAGAGGCGGGATGCGAGATCTTTGTGGTCCAGTCCACAGTTTGCACGGTGCGGCACATCTCATCGGAGTACCAAACGCTCGACCTCGCCAAGTTTATCGCGAACACCAAAATGAAAGTGATGGTGGGCAATTGCGTCACGTACGAAGTTGCCCTTGAAATTATGGAGTGCCGGCCGGCAGCGGTGATCATCGGCATTGGGCCTGGGGCGGCCTGCACCACCCGCGGAGTGCTTGGCATTGGCGTTCCCCAAGTCACGGCCACCGTGGACGGCGCTGCAGCGCGTGATAAGTTCTACATGACCACTGGGCAGTACATCCCCATCATCACGGACGGCGGCATGAGTGTCGGCGGGGACATCTGCAAAGCCTTTGCGGCAGGGGCCGACGCCGTGATTGTGGGAAGCGCATTTGCGAAAGCCGTCGAGGCGCCCGGCAAGGGCTACCACTGGGGCATGGCCACACCTCACGCGAATCTGCCGCGGGGCACCCGCATCCACGTGGGCACAACGGGAACCCTCGAGGAGATCTTGTTCGGTCCCGCCCGGCTCGATGACGGCAGCCAAAACCTCGTGGGGGCCTTGCGCACCTGTATGGGGAATGTGGGCGCCCGAACGATTCGTGAACTCCAGCGTGTGGAGCTATGCATCGCTCCAGCTATCAAAACGGAAGGAAAAATCTTCCAAAAGGCGCAGCGGATCGGTATGGGGAAATAG
- a CDS encoding Tryptophan-rich sensory protein — translation MKTVLGLVAFIALTWGAAAVGAVASPGEWYQTLRRPALTPPSWVFGPVWTLLYTMMAIAAWLVWRQTGWKSWPLGLFLVQLLFNMAWSPLFFGMRRPDLALLDIVALWIAIVATMVSFFRVVPLAGWLFVPYLAWVSFATYLNYQFWQLNP, via the coding sequence ATGAAAACCGTATTGGGACTTGTCGCGTTTATTGCGTTGACGTGGGGCGCTGCTGCGGTTGGCGCGGTTGCTTCGCCCGGCGAGTGGTACCAGACGCTCCGCCGGCCGGCTCTCACACCACCAAGCTGGGTCTTTGGTCCCGTCTGGACGCTTCTCTACACGATGATGGCGATTGCGGCGTGGCTCGTGTGGCGCCAGACAGGATGGAAAAGTTGGCCGCTGGGGCTTTTCCTCGTTCAACTTCTATTCAACATGGCGTGGTCCCCGCTATTCTTTGGGATGCGTCGGCCGGATCTTGCGCTTCTCGATATTGTCGCCCTGTGGATTGCAATCGTGGCGACGATGGTGAGCTTCTTCCGAGTCGTTCCTTTGGCGGGGTGGCTTTTCGTTCCCTACTTGGCGTGGGTCAGTTTTGCCACGTACCTGAATTATCAGTTTTGGCAGCTCAATCCGTGA